From Sediminibacterium sp. TEGAF015, a single genomic window includes:
- a CDS encoding FadR/GntR family transcriptional regulator: MDTSSLVDKVEDSLVDLLQKQKLSVGDVIPKEIELAAALGVSRTVIREALTRLRIMGLIESKKKKGSVITSPDIFGLMSKSMNPHILAPETLKEIFEIRLVLEIGMADLLFHRITKEDIAGLRQIVSDEPPATQYHLFNIEHEIAFHGKLYEITGNETLKKFQKMLLPVFDYVHNSGLLKKQPMLKTFVSHKELVDILENGSPEEFRNGMRVHLENHFTRLFE, encoded by the coding sequence ATGGACACCAGTAGTCTGGTGGACAAAGTGGAAGACAGCTTGGTAGATTTACTACAAAAACAAAAGCTGTCTGTGGGGGATGTAATCCCAAAGGAAATTGAACTTGCTGCTGCTTTAGGGGTGAGCAGAACTGTCATTCGCGAAGCCCTTACGCGACTTCGCATTATGGGATTGATTGAATCCAAAAAGAAAAAAGGATCTGTCATTACCAGCCCCGATATTTTTGGTCTGATGAGCAAGAGTATGAATCCGCATATTCTAGCTCCTGAAACATTGAAAGAGATATTTGAAATTCGGTTGGTATTAGAAATTGGAATGGCCGATTTATTGTTTCATAGAATTACCAAAGAAGATATTGCAGGCCTTCGTCAGATTGTATCAGACGAGCCACCAGCCACACAGTACCATCTATTTAATATTGAACACGAGATTGCCTTTCACGGAAAGCTGTATGAAATAACTGGTAATGAAACCCTAAAGAAATTCCAGAAAATGTTGTTGCCTGTTTTTGATTATGTGCACAACAGTGGGTTATTGAAAAAACAGCCCATGTTAAAGACATTCGTATCTCACAAAGAACTGGTGGACATTTTAGAGAACGGTTCTCCCGAAGAATTCCGCAATGGTATGCGGGTGCATTTGGAAAATCATTTTACCAGGCTGTTTGAATAA
- a CDS encoding dihydrodipicolinate synthase family protein has protein sequence MEFTHLQGLIAAPFTPMHADGSIHLELIPDYYALLKANGVTGAFICGSTGEGVSLTLQEKKAVAEAWAACSKNDPAFSVMPLLGGTCIADAKELAKHAQEIGLDAVSFTAPSYFKPANVQMLAACCKEIAAVVPDMPFYYYHIPVLTGVGFPMYDLLQAIDGLIPNFAGVKYTHEDFMDFLSCLHFKNGKYDMVWGRDENMLPALAIGTKASIGSTYNYAAPLYHQLMEAFEAGDLLKAQALQQQSIDMIRLLGKYGGIATGKAYMKLIGLDCGGFRLPVKNMDAVAFEQFKQEVANLSFDSYCSKKPAVAR, from the coding sequence ATGGAATTTACCCATTTGCAAGGATTAATTGCCGCTCCTTTTACCCCAATGCATGCCGATGGCAGCATTCATCTTGAATTGATTCCCGATTATTATGCTTTACTAAAAGCCAATGGGGTTACCGGTGCTTTTATCTGCGGCTCAACTGGCGAAGGGGTTTCGCTTACATTACAGGAAAAGAAAGCAGTTGCAGAAGCCTGGGCAGCTTGCAGTAAAAATGACCCTGCTTTTTCAGTAATGCCTTTGTTAGGAGGAACCTGCATAGCAGATGCAAAAGAGTTGGCAAAGCATGCCCAAGAAATTGGATTAGACGCAGTATCATTTACTGCACCTTCTTATTTTAAACCTGCCAATGTGCAGATGCTGGCAGCTTGCTGTAAGGAAATTGCAGCAGTAGTTCCAGATATGCCTTTCTATTATTATCATATACCGGTGTTAACTGGCGTAGGCTTTCCTATGTACGATTTATTACAAGCAATAGATGGATTGATTCCCAACTTTGCAGGAGTGAAATATACCCATGAAGATTTTATGGATTTTTTATCTTGTTTGCATTTTAAGAATGGGAAGTACGATATGGTTTGGGGCAGAGATGAAAATATGTTACCCGCATTGGCCATTGGAACCAAAGCTTCTATTGGAAGTACATATAATTATGCAGCCCCCTTGTATCATCAATTGATGGAGGCATTTGAAGCGGGTGATTTGTTAAAGGCACAGGCATTGCAACAACAGTCCATTGATATGATACGCTTACTCGGAAAGTATGGTGGCATTGCAACGGGAAAAGCGTATATGAAATTGATTGGGTTAGACTGCGGTGGATTCAGGCTACCTGTGAAGAATATGGATGCAGTAGCTTTTGAACAATTTAAGCAAGAGGTTGCTAACTTGTCTTTTGACAGTTACTGTTCAAAAAAGCCAGCTGTAGCAAGGTAG
- a CDS encoding ATP-binding protein has protein sequence MDIPRIVQTQVEAKIGQQKIILLYGTRRTGKTTIIEKIVEKYQKGAMLLHGEDLFVSELLQNRSVTNYQQITQGKKLLIIDEAQSIPEIGKILKLLIDTIKGITVIATGSSSFDLVNKTGEPLVGRNLEYYLYPIAQQELSSIEDFLTTVKNLEERLVFGSYPELWHLNTFQEKENYLKQLVNSYLLKDLLMIENVKGPDILYKLLQLLAWQVGSMVSTVELAKNLQINKLTVERYLDLLSKVFIIYSVSGYSKNLRKEVSKSKKWYFFDNGIRNALINNFSPLSQRNDIGQLWEQYFLSERMKFNRYNNYQPQYFFWRTYDGQEIDLLELNNGQLHAFECKWKEAKVKVPLGFQKAYPDAKFTVINKENYLDWITKNDDYSNSLVK, from the coding sequence ATGGATATACCTCGTATTGTACAAACGCAAGTGGAAGCTAAGATTGGGCAACAAAAAATTATCCTTTTGTATGGAACAAGAAGAACTGGTAAAACTACCATCATTGAGAAAATTGTTGAAAAGTACCAGAAGGGGGCGATGCTTTTGCATGGTGAGGATTTGTTTGTTTCTGAGTTATTGCAAAATCGATCAGTTACCAATTATCAACAAATAACCCAGGGTAAGAAATTACTCATTATAGATGAAGCACAATCAATTCCTGAGATTGGAAAAATATTGAAACTATTGATAGATACTATTAAGGGTATTACTGTTATAGCTACCGGTAGTAGCAGTTTTGATTTAGTCAATAAAACAGGTGAGCCTTTGGTTGGTCGTAATCTTGAATATTATTTATATCCTATTGCTCAACAAGAACTTTCCTCAATAGAAGATTTCTTAACAACTGTAAAAAATCTAGAAGAAAGGCTTGTGTTTGGGTCTTACCCAGAGTTATGGCATTTGAATACCTTTCAAGAGAAAGAAAATTATTTAAAACAGTTAGTAAATAGTTATCTGCTAAAGGATTTGCTAATGATTGAAAATGTAAAAGGTCCGGATATACTTTATAAGTTATTGCAATTGTTGGCTTGGCAAGTAGGAAGTATGGTTAGCACTGTTGAACTAGCCAAAAATTTGCAAATAAATAAACTTACAGTTGAGCGTTATTTAGACCTATTGTCTAAAGTATTTATCATATACTCAGTTTCAGGTTATAGTAAGAACTTGAGAAAAGAAGTGTCCAAAAGTAAAAAATGGTATTTTTTTGATAATGGAATTCGCAATGCTTTGATTAACAATTTTAGCCCATTAAGTCAGCGAAATGATATTGGTCAATTATGGGAACAATATTTCTTGAGTGAGCGGATGAAATTCAACCGCTACAATAATTATCAACCACAATATTTTTTTTGGCGTACTTATGATGGTCAAGAAATTGATTTGTTGGAATTGAATAATGGACAATTACATGCATTCGAATGTAAGTGGAAAGAAGCTAAAGTCAAAGTTCCACTTGGTTTTCAGAAAGCTTATCCAGATGCAAAATTTACTGTAATTAACAAAGAAAACTATTTGGACTGGATCACAAAAAATGATGATTATTCAAACAGCCTGGTAAAATGA
- a CDS encoding Fic family protein, translating into MYIHEKPNWPAFEWDSSKLTKLLAEIRHRQGKMLGKMETVGFSLRAESTLDNLTLEVVKSSEIEGEFLDSNQVRSSIARKLGMEVSGVVPSDRYVDGVVDMMLDATQNFENTLSEERLYDWHAALFPTGRSGLSKITVGAWRTGENGPMQVISGTFGKEKVHFEAPEASRVSTEMAFFLDWFNTENELDPVLKSAIAHLWFVTIHPFEDGNGRIARAITDMQLARADRTTQRFYSMSTQIREERNNYYNILEQTQKGSLDITKWLEWFLTCLGHSFDRVETTLQLVNYKTQFWDAISNIDLNIRQYTMLNKILDGFEGKLNTSKWAKMTKCSTDTALRDIQDLVTKKILVKEEAGGRSTSYKIKE; encoded by the coding sequence ATGTATATTCACGAAAAACCAAACTGGCCTGCATTCGAATGGGATAGCTCGAAACTGACTAAATTATTAGCAGAAATCCGCCATAGACAAGGCAAAATGCTAGGCAAAATGGAAACAGTAGGTTTTTCACTTCGGGCAGAATCTACCTTGGACAATTTAACCTTGGAAGTGGTTAAATCAAGTGAAATAGAGGGGGAATTCCTTGACTCCAATCAAGTACGTTCTTCCATTGCTCGTAAGCTTGGTATGGAGGTAAGTGGTGTAGTACCTTCTGATCGATATGTTGATGGGGTTGTTGATATGATGTTAGATGCTACTCAAAATTTTGAAAATACACTTTCAGAAGAACGTCTTTATGATTGGCATGCTGCTTTATTCCCGACAGGTAGAAGTGGTCTCTCTAAAATTACAGTGGGAGCTTGGCGAACAGGCGAAAATGGTCCTATGCAGGTTATATCGGGCACTTTTGGTAAAGAAAAAGTACACTTTGAGGCACCGGAAGCATCGAGAGTCTCGACCGAAATGGCATTTTTTCTAGATTGGTTTAATACAGAGAACGAACTTGATCCTGTATTGAAATCTGCCATTGCGCATTTATGGTTTGTAACCATTCACCCCTTTGAAGATGGGAATGGACGTATCGCAAGAGCCATTACTGATATGCAACTCGCGCGTGCAGATAGAACGACCCAAAGGTTTTACAGTATGTCGACGCAGATACGTGAAGAACGAAATAATTACTATAATATATTAGAGCAAACACAGAAAGGTTCATTAGATATTACCAAATGGTTAGAATGGTTTCTAACTTGTTTAGGGCATTCTTTTGATAGAGTGGAAACCACGCTACAACTAGTGAATTATAAAACTCAGTTTTGGGATGCTATCAGTAATATAGATTTGAATATTCGCCAATATACAATGCTGAACAAAATACTAGACGGGTTTGAAGGTAAGCTCAATACTTCTAAATGGGCAAAGATGACCAAATGTTCAACTGATACAGCATTACGCGATATTCAGGATTTAGTTACAAAGAAAATTTTGGTGAAGGAAGAAGCTGGAGGGCGAAGCACCAGCTACAAAATAAAAGAATAA
- a CDS encoding RagB/SusD family nutrient uptake outer membrane protein, whose protein sequence is MKHNKIFITASLLIVLVAAACTKKLDEVVPQSSISKDQALKDPNAARTLYYGTYGLFRSYASTFQQLGEMRGDTWVDGLFTESVDGGLQNLYRHNISSLNVPFNNWGGLYNLLYNFNNVIKIIPQTPLPEAEKTRILAEVHGLRAYVYYTMLRTWGAVPLNTEPVATLTNTAETYKPRTGADSIMLQVKADIAKSLDLFGTATPVSTDKRVVWSKLATLVLKGDVFIWSGTHMGGGAADFTTAKAALLEVRNLQGANLNLQANYRDIFDPTKKVNNAEMIFAINYELQQAQLTFFGNYSVNSIQANTLSFSQAATPTVSSVYPYVNGANRVGMNQAMITRLTSGLADQRISNSFRVMYSNAAPFAIRGVMLTKYLGTVAGTSQIYNNDYPIYRYADVLLLLAEAKTKLGEDPSAEINAIRLRAYGSGYTPFVSGSQTANMNAILEEDLREFIGEGKRWFSLRRAGDAYTYANINPAYLSPSSTAKFLLPLSLTMLNADPLLTQTAGY, encoded by the coding sequence ATGAAACACAATAAAATATTTATAACAGCTTCGCTACTCATCGTTCTGGTAGCAGCAGCTTGTACCAAAAAATTAGACGAAGTAGTACCGCAAAGCAGTATTAGCAAAGACCAGGCACTGAAAGATCCCAATGCTGCCAGAACCCTTTATTACGGTACTTATGGATTGTTCCGCTCTTATGCCAGTACCTTTCAGCAGTTAGGTGAAATGCGTGGTGATACTTGGGTGGATGGATTGTTCACAGAGAGTGTTGACGGTGGTTTGCAAAACTTATATCGCCACAACATCAGTAGCTTAAATGTACCTTTCAATAACTGGGGAGGTTTGTATAACCTATTGTATAATTTTAATAATGTCATTAAAATTATTCCTCAAACACCTTTGCCCGAAGCAGAGAAAACGCGAATCTTGGCAGAAGTGCATGGTTTAAGAGCCTATGTATATTATACCATGCTCAGAACCTGGGGTGCTGTGCCATTGAATACAGAACCAGTTGCAACCTTAACCAATACAGCAGAAACTTATAAGCCCAGAACAGGTGCGGATTCTATCATGTTACAAGTGAAAGCGGATATTGCTAAATCATTGGATCTGTTTGGCACTGCAACACCTGTATCAACTGATAAGCGTGTGGTGTGGAGTAAATTAGCTACACTGGTATTAAAAGGAGATGTTTTCATTTGGTCTGGAACCCATATGGGTGGCGGCGCTGCAGATTTTACAACTGCTAAAGCAGCATTGTTAGAAGTTAGAAATTTACAGGGTGCTAACTTGAATTTGCAAGCCAATTACCGCGACATTTTTGATCCCACCAAAAAAGTGAACAATGCAGAAATGATTTTTGCGATCAACTATGAATTGCAGCAAGCTCAATTAACTTTCTTTGGTAACTATTCTGTTAACTCCATTCAAGCAAATACACTGTCCTTTTCACAGGCTGCTACACCAACGGTTTCTTCTGTTTACCCATATGTAAATGGAGCGAACAGAGTAGGTATGAATCAGGCAATGATTACCCGTTTAACTTCTGGCTTGGCAGATCAAAGAATCAGCAATTCCTTCCGTGTTATGTATTCTAATGCAGCTCCTTTTGCTATTAGAGGAGTAATGTTGACTAAGTATTTGGGAACCGTTGCTGGAACTTCTCAAATTTACAATAACGATTATCCCATCTATCGCTATGCAGATGTGTTGTTGTTGTTAGCAGAAGCCAAAACCAAATTAGGGGAAGATCCTTCTGCAGAAATTAACGCGATTCGTTTAAGAGCTTATGGTAGTGGTTACACACCATTTGTGAGTGGAAGCCAAACTGCCAATATGAATGCCATTTTGGAAGAAGATCTTAGAGAATTCATAGGGGAAGGAAAGCGTTGGTTTAGTCTGCGCAGAGCAGGTGATGCATATACGTATGCCAATATAAATCCTGCTTATTTAAGTCCTAGCAGTACAGCTAAGTTCTTATTACCACTTTCTTTGACGATGCTAAATGCCGATCCTTTGTTAACACAAACAGCCGGCTACTAA
- a CDS encoding SusC/RagA family TonB-linked outer membrane protein, which produces MNANRFKLSLVALFTMLSTVLLAQTKKISGTILSDDAKPIAGVSVTIKGKKTGTQTNAQGTYTIEASQGSTLVFSMVGFGTREIVVGNSAVVDLSLSAVVSELEDVVVTGYGSQKRKEITGAVVTVNPKAFEHSPTTNVATVLQGNAPGLRIQQRTGQPGTTPSITFRGGTEFGGGGTPLFIVDGVIVPSLYGLDINDVATIDLLKDAATTAIYGARAANGVVLVTTKKGKKGKAQVTYSYQNTTNYIRKNPSEYLSASDYIRMNRLGIQARFRGDSLDNNTNAMNTDRGQLLGAWGWAVNSGWRTDIGLYTTQLLNNANRALLNDSRWKLLVDPNPFAPGTMDSIIFTDISAREREMMILQQNNTSEHNINFSGANDQGNYALSLGSVRDNGMIIGSQLKRMNLNFNGGLNIGERLKVSTNISAYNVEQALPYGGFNNVDPEGGAAGGLLQRFVGVAPTVRYTNYATGEILPGPNDVTLGNPAYWSNLTVNNTNQQRFLGGINLEYTILPYLKILASGSGYYQYTANNFFTKAFQQGNGGAMNTNRAASFNTSKTMQYTTNAFLQFNKRFKEHNVTALAGMEFYDYKNYVTSGFAQGAPTDLIPWLTAATPPNVQGTTIVNPAGASTNFDQWERIASSIARVNYSFMNRYLLTAVVRVDGSSRLKKGNYYGTFPGVSLGWNMQEEAFYKNSFLSKYITRVKPRLSYGVNGNVSSLGFFATSQVYNNAGTYNGFGGTYVANYINSDVRWERTNSLNIGLDAGILNERVSFSVDYFVRNVFDKLAGLNISSQTGFSSFTTNLGQLQNRGIELVVNAKIIEPKKDGGFALSVGANYYHVKSYAKKLPFNGLEGNRTSGFFVWDPNNPGKQIYVGGLVEGQRIGLDEVWAPKWNGIYTDPSTIARDANVYNSFLPYNNKRIKQLGDAQWHQVNPNDTIDSRQFVYVGRTTPQHMGGFNIASSFKGIRLYAQFDYAFGFVILNNQIVRGLSQVQGSQNSTTDVLKTWTPDNPTATMPRYYWANQGRNYATDASGNNPAANLWEKGDYVMLRELTLAYDLPTSVISRYLANRVKGLSVNVTGSNLFYLSGYSGNFPEVGGFDQGKFPLPRRLTIGVRVTL; this is translated from the coding sequence ATGAACGCAAATCGCTTTAAACTCAGTTTGGTTGCATTGTTTACAATGCTTTCCACTGTGTTGTTAGCCCAAACAAAAAAAATCTCCGGTACCATCCTGAGTGATGATGCCAAACCGATTGCAGGGGTTTCTGTTACCATCAAGGGTAAAAAGACAGGAACCCAAACCAACGCTCAGGGTACCTATACCATTGAAGCAAGCCAGGGATCTACCCTTGTTTTCTCTATGGTTGGATTTGGTACCAGAGAAATTGTAGTTGGCAATAGTGCTGTTGTGGATCTTTCCCTAAGTGCTGTTGTTTCCGAATTGGAAGACGTAGTAGTAACAGGTTACGGTTCTCAGAAAAGAAAAGAGATTACCGGTGCTGTGGTTACTGTTAATCCAAAAGCATTTGAACATTCACCAACTACTAATGTTGCAACCGTTCTTCAGGGTAATGCCCCGGGCTTACGAATTCAACAACGTACTGGTCAACCGGGTACAACTCCTTCTATTACTTTCAGAGGAGGTACAGAATTCGGTGGAGGAGGTACACCCTTGTTTATTGTTGATGGAGTGATTGTGCCTTCTTTATATGGGTTAGACATTAATGATGTAGCAACCATTGACCTTTTAAAAGATGCGGCAACTACTGCAATATATGGAGCCAGAGCAGCCAATGGTGTTGTATTGGTAACTACTAAAAAAGGAAAAAAGGGCAAAGCGCAGGTAACCTACTCTTATCAAAACACAACCAACTATATCCGTAAAAACCCGTCTGAATATTTGAGCGCATCAGATTATATCCGCATGAATCGCCTGGGCATTCAGGCTAGATTCCGTGGAGATTCCTTAGACAACAATACCAATGCAATGAACACTGACCGTGGTCAATTATTGGGTGCCTGGGGTTGGGCAGTTAACTCTGGATGGAGAACAGATATTGGTTTGTACACCACACAATTATTAAACAATGCAAATCGTGCATTGCTGAATGATTCAAGATGGAAGCTTTTAGTTGATCCTAATCCATTTGCTCCAGGTACAATGGATAGTATCATCTTCACTGATATCAGTGCAAGAGAAAGAGAAATGATGATTTTGCAACAGAACAATACCAGCGAACACAATATCAATTTCTCTGGAGCTAACGATCAAGGCAATTACGCATTGTCATTGGGTTCTGTAAGAGATAACGGTATGATTATCGGATCTCAGTTAAAAAGAATGAATTTAAATTTTAACGGGGGATTGAATATTGGGGAAAGATTGAAAGTTTCTACCAATATCAGTGCATACAATGTTGAGCAGGCTTTGCCATATGGAGGGTTTAACAACGTAGATCCAGAAGGGGGTGCTGCGGGTGGATTGTTACAGCGTTTTGTAGGTGTTGCTCCAACAGTTCGTTACACCAACTATGCAACTGGTGAAATTTTGCCTGGTCCAAATGATGTTACTTTAGGTAATCCAGCTTACTGGAGCAATCTTACCGTAAACAATACCAATCAACAACGTTTCTTAGGAGGTATTAATTTAGAATACACGATTCTGCCTTATTTAAAAATATTGGCAAGTGGTTCTGGTTATTATCAATATACCGCCAATAATTTCTTTACCAAAGCTTTTCAACAAGGTAATGGGGGTGCTATGAACACCAACAGAGCTGCCAGTTTTAATACTTCTAAAACCATGCAGTATACCACCAATGCTTTCTTGCAATTCAATAAGCGTTTTAAAGAGCACAATGTAACAGCATTGGCAGGTATGGAATTCTACGATTACAAAAACTATGTTACATCTGGATTTGCACAAGGTGCACCAACAGATTTAATTCCTTGGTTAACTGCTGCAACGCCTCCAAACGTTCAGGGAACAACCATTGTAAATCCTGCAGGTGCTTCTACCAATTTTGATCAGTGGGAAAGAATTGCTTCTTCTATTGCACGGGTAAACTATTCATTCATGAATCGTTACTTATTAACTGCAGTAGTGAGAGTAGATGGATCCAGCAGATTGAAAAAAGGAAACTATTATGGAACCTTCCCAGGTGTTTCTTTAGGATGGAATATGCAAGAAGAAGCTTTCTATAAAAACTCTTTCTTGTCTAAATATATTACCAGAGTTAAGCCAAGATTAAGTTATGGTGTTAATGGTAATGTAAGTTCTTTAGGATTCTTTGCTACTTCACAGGTGTACAACAATGCAGGAACCTACAATGGATTTGGAGGTACTTATGTAGCCAACTATATCAACTCAGATGTAAGATGGGAGCGCACCAACAGTTTAAATATTGGATTGGATGCGGGCATTTTAAATGAGCGTGTTAGTTTCAGTGTAGACTATTTTGTTAGAAATGTATTTGACAAATTAGCCGGATTAAATATTTCTTCTCAAACCGGTTTTAGCAGTTTCACCACCAACTTAGGACAATTGCAAAATCGCGGTATTGAATTAGTAGTAAATGCTAAAATCATTGAGCCTAAAAAAGATGGAGGATTTGCGTTATCAGTTGGCGCAAACTACTATCATGTAAAAAGCTATGCAAAGAAATTACCTTTTAATGGTCTGGAAGGAAATAGAACCAGCGGTTTCTTTGTATGGGATCCTAATAACCCCGGAAAACAAATTTATGTAGGTGGTTTAGTGGAAGGGCAAAGAATTGGTTTAGATGAAGTTTGGGCTCCAAAATGGAATGGCATTTATACAGATCCATCCACTATTGCAAGAGATGCGAATGTGTACAATTCCTTCCTTCCTTACAATAACAAGCGTATCAAACAACTGGGAGATGCACAGTGGCATCAGGTAAATCCCAATGATACCATTGATAGCAGACAATTTGTATATGTAGGTAGAACAACACCTCAACATATGGGTGGCTTCAACATAGCCAGTTCTTTCAAAGGCATTCGTTTGTATGCACAGTTTGATTATGCATTCGGCTTCGTGATTTTGAACAACCAAATTGTAAGAGGATTGAGTCAGGTTCAAGGTTCTCAGAATTCAACTACCGATGTATTAAAAACATGGACACCGGACAATCCAACAGCTACCATGCCTAGATATTATTGGGCAAACCAGGGTAGAAACTATGCAACCGATGCAAGTGGAAATAATCCAGCTGCCAATTTATGGGAGAAAGGTGATTATGTAATGTTGAGAGAATTAACCCTTGCTTATGATTTGCCTACTTCTGTAATTAGCAGATACCTGGCTAATAGAGTAAAAGGATTGAGCGTAAACGTTACAGGATCTAACTTATTCTATCTGTCTGGATACAGTGGCAACTTCCCTGAAGTGGGCGGATTTGACCAAGGTAAATTCCCGCTACCAAGAAGATTAACCATTGGCGTAAGAGTAACCCTATAA
- a CDS encoding Kelch repeat-containing protein, producing the protein MHNLVFLFILSLIAQPLIAQTPHTQAVETSIAATLPSMGVAGPVTGLLQNHLIVAGGANFPNGMPWKGGSKIYHDKIFIYQRIHKEENQQHISYPIKDGHSETQFPLELIAQDQQLPEPIAYAAICNTEKGLLVIGGENANGISDKTRLLQWEPANKKIVYKSYPALPIPLTNASAVCVNNRIYLMGGETATTTSDIIYVLDNNQLSKGWQVVGKMPKPLSHTVLTSIAHEENAALYVMGGRKKQASGISLFSQSLYRYNIKENTWEQLADMPYALSAGTGVWWNQDQLILFGGDKGVVFNQVEKYLVAIANETDSIKKQALIQQKNNLQESHPGFSREILMYAANTNQWTAIGKLTQDTPVTTSAFIWKSAVYIPSGEIKAGVRSPYILQINFHPPHP; encoded by the coding sequence ATGCACAATCTTGTATTTCTTTTTATTCTATCATTAATTGCGCAACCCTTGATTGCACAGACCCCTCATACACAAGCAGTAGAAACTTCCATAGCTGCAACCCTTCCTTCGATGGGTGTTGCAGGTCCTGTAACGGGCTTGCTACAAAATCATTTAATTGTAGCAGGGGGTGCAAATTTCCCTAATGGAATGCCATGGAAGGGAGGAAGTAAAATATATCATGACAAGATTTTTATTTATCAGCGGATTCACAAAGAAGAAAATCAACAACATATATCCTATCCTATAAAAGACGGCCATTCGGAAACGCAATTTCCACTTGAATTAATTGCGCAAGACCAGCAATTGCCAGAACCGATTGCGTATGCTGCCATTTGTAATACAGAGAAGGGACTTTTAGTGATTGGAGGAGAAAATGCAAATGGGATTAGTGATAAAACGAGGTTATTACAATGGGAGCCTGCAAATAAAAAAATAGTATACAAATCCTATCCTGCTTTACCCATTCCTCTTACCAATGCAAGTGCTGTTTGTGTAAACAACCGAATCTATCTAATGGGTGGTGAAACAGCAACAACAACCAGTGATATTATTTATGTTCTAGATAACAATCAACTTAGTAAGGGTTGGCAAGTAGTAGGTAAAATGCCGAAACCGCTTTCTCATACGGTGCTAACAAGCATTGCACATGAAGAAAATGCTGCTTTGTATGTAATGGGGGGGAGAAAAAAACAAGCCAGTGGAATCAGTTTATTTAGTCAATCGCTGTATAGGTATAATATTAAAGAGAATACTTGGGAACAATTGGCTGATATGCCCTACGCATTGAGTGCAGGAACAGGTGTTTGGTGGAATCAAGACCAACTCATTTTATTTGGCGGCGATAAGGGCGTTGTATTTAATCAAGTAGAAAAATATTTAGTTGCCATTGCCAACGAAACGGATTCAATAAAAAAACAAGCACTGATTCAACAAAAAAACAATTTGCAGGAAAGCCATCCAGGCTTCAGTAGAGAGATTCTAATGTACGCTGCCAATACCAATCAGTGGACAGCAATCGGTAAGCTTACACAGGATACACCGGTAACCACTTCTGCTTTTATTTGGAAATCCGCTGTCTATATCCCTAGTGGAGAAATTAAAGCAGGCGTAAGATCACCATATATATTACAAATCAATTTCCATCCCCCGCATCCATGA